In Sphaeramia orbicularis chromosome 14, fSphaOr1.1, whole genome shotgun sequence, the following are encoded in one genomic region:
- the LOC115432957 gene encoding clathrin interactor 1-like, translated as MLNMWKVRELVDKATNVVMNYSEIESKVREATNDDPWGPSGQLMGEIAKSTFMYEQFPEVMNMLWTRMLKDNKKNWRRVYKALLLLAYLIRNGSERVVTSAREHIYDLRSLENYHFIDENGKDQGINVRQKVKEMVEFIQDDDRLREERKKAKKNKDKYIGVSSDSMGGGGNSFKNSNELDRNKWDEDWDKSRGAFPFSEKLGEISDKIGSTIDDTLNKFRKKERDDSPDRISDNEEDRASRNGRQDALEFKDEEETVTTKSIQITQATETTTTTTRKRSGATSSKTLDLGAAAHYTGDKSPEEKSSVRQSSSSGLADLLVIDPSSSQSTTTGASSDLIGGFADFSSAAASASLPTSTAAASSNGNGEFGDWSAFSANPPASSSSGPSQPVTDLFGNVQSPPAPPSNTVPPSAELFDLMSGVNHQVPNPHTTLSASQSMTFSLGGATPGASVAMPLSRSQQSLGGMIPQQPIGQQQKVGVGGQGTLGSTWSDPSVNISLDFLSAGLNPNKTPPSLNNIIQQQGVPPVNLLAQNFGGLNLSSPPHVTPIRPPANPMMAGNTMTMGMPTSMAAGMPGTLATGMPPSMTTGTVGMGGIPVNQGMMGMNMSMNMGMAAPVMMGGMGVPGMGLTHSITPAMVPPKQDAFANFGNFGK; from the exons CACTAATGTGGTGATGAACTACTCTGAAATCGAGTCCAAGGTAAGAGAGGCCACCAATGATGACCCCTGGGGACCCTCTGGACAGCTGATGGGAGAAATAGCAAA ATCTACCTTTATGTATGAGCAGTTCCCAGAAGTGATGAACATGCTGTGGACCAGGATGCTAAAGGACAACAAGAAAAATTGGAGACGAGTATACAAG GCTTTACTCCTGCTGGCTTATTTAATCAGAAATGGGTCTGAAAGAGTTGTCACCAGTGCCAGAGAACACATCTATGATCTGCGATCTCTAGAAAATTACCACTTTATTG ATGAAAATGGCAAGGATCAAGGGATCAATGTCCGGCAGAAGGTGAAAGAAATGGTGGAGTTCATCCAGGACGATGACAGACTCAGAGAAGAGAGGAAAAAAGCCAAGAAGAACAAAGACAAATATATCGGAGTCTCCTCTGACAGCatgggaggaggaggaaacagtTTCAAGAACT CCAATGAGTTGGATCGGAATAAGTGGGATGAGGACTGGGATAAAAGCAGAGGAGCTTTCCCCTTCAGTGAGAAGCTGGGAGAGATTAGTGACAAGATTGGTAGCACCATCGACGACACACTCAACAAGTTCAGGAAGAAGGAAAGAGACGACTCTCCAGACAGAATCAG TGATAACGAGGAGGACCGAGCATCAAGAAACGGGAGGCAGGACGCTCTTGAGTTTAAAGACGAGGAGGAAACTGTCACAACAAAGAGTATCCAGATCACACAGGCTACAGAAACCACAACCACCACCACACGGAAACGCAGCGGAGCAACGAGCAGCAAGACTCTGGACCTGGGTGCCGCTGCCCACTACACTGGAGACAAAAGCCCAGAGGAGAAG TCATCAGTCAGGCAGTCTTCTAGTAGTGGTCTTGCTGACCTGCTGGTGATCGACCCGTCATCCAGTCAGAGCACAACAACAG GTGCCAGTTCAGACCTCATTGGTGGCTTTGCTGATTTTTCCTCTGCTGCTGCCTCTGCTAGCCTCCCAACCTCCACAG CTGCTGCTTCATCCAATGGGAATGGAGAATTTGGAGACTGGAGTGCCTTCTCAGCCAATCCACCGGCTTCATCTAGCTCTGGGCCCTCGCAGCCTGTCACTGACCTGTTTGGTAACGTCCAGTCACCTCCAGCCCCCCCATCCAATACTGTACCACCCTCTGCTGAGCTCTTTGACCTCATGAGTGGGGTTAACCATCAAGTACCCAATCCACATACCACACTGAGTGCCTCCCAGAGCATGACATTCTCCCTGGGAGGAGCAACGCCAGGAGCATCTGTCGCCATGCCTTTGTCTCGCTCTCAGCAG agTTTAGGAGGCATGATTCCTCAGCAGCCCATAGGACAGCAACAAAAGGTTGGGGTAGGAGGTCAAGGAACGCTGGGTTCAACTTGGTCCGATCCCTCTGTCAACATCAGCCTGGACTTCCTATCAGCTGGCCTCAATCCCAATAAGACGCCACCTTCACTCAATAACATCATTCAGCAACAAG GAGTGCCTCCTGTCAACTTGTTGGCACAGAACTTTGGAGGACTAAACCTCAGCTCCCCGCCACATGTGACGCCCATCAGACCACCAGCCAATCCGATGATGGCTGGCAACACCATGACAATGGGCATGCCCACATCAATGGCAGCTGGCATGCCTGGTACTTTGGCAACAGGAATGCCACCTTCAATGACAACTGGTACCGTGGGGATGGGTGGAATTCCTGTAAACCAAGGCATGATGGGAATGAACATGAGCATGAATATGGGCATGGCTGCTCCAGTGATGATGGGTGGCATGGGAGTGCCAGGGATGGGCTTGACACACTCCATCACTCCAGCCATGGTTCCACCCAAACAAGATGCCTTTGCTAACTTTGGCAATTTTGGGAAATGA